The following are encoded in a window of Naumovozyma castellii chromosome 10, complete genome genomic DNA:
- the BLS1 gene encoding Bls1p (ancestral locus Anc_4.273), producing MYNRNVDLEHAFKDIVNSSIDSESSKTLREIEANSRYISDVQLKSLLKLHDEKFKQKCVDPLHDIASRYGKIVDKDGDLATEAALVDRDLRVIETTIQLIQERAKTDNK from the coding sequence ATGTATAATAGGAATGTTGACCTAGAACATGCATTTAAAGATATTGTCAATTCGTCAATAGATAGTGAATCATCCAAGACTCTGAGAGAGATCGAAGCAAACAGCAGGTATATTAGCGATGTGCAACTGAAAAGTCTCCTGAAGCTAcatgatgaaaaattcaaacaaaAATGTGTTGATCCATTGCACGATATCGCATCTCGATATGGAAAGATTGTTGATAAAGATGGTGATTTAGCAACAGAGGCAGCACTTGTAGATAGAGATCTGCGAGTAATTGAAACTACCATTCAATTAATCCAAGAAAGGGCCAAGACcgataataaataa
- the UTP21 gene encoding rRNA-processing protein UTP21 (ancestral locus Anc_4.275), translating into MAEFNKKRKLEVTPTQSVVKASKVFSPFRVIGNVSNGVPFAVGTLGSTFYISTAIGNSFQIYDANNLHLLFVSEKETESPIVALASHFHHVFAGFGNKVGIYKRGIQEHLINLETDAHVKDICVFGNFLCISTTDNSIYIYKKDSPQDKYPTIFYTKLSITSLQGGDIVSIHHLATYLNKIVVVTKNNVILFNVRTGKLLYTSPEFPDQITVAEPAPALDIIALGTVTGDIIMFNMKKGKKIRTIKMPNLRISTISFRTDGSSHFCAGTASGDLVFYDLDRRSRIHVLKNIHREQYGGVTKVTFLNGQPIIVTSGGDNSLKEYVFDPSLSQDDSETVVQPPRFLRSRGGHSQPPTTITFADSESHFILSSSRDRSLWGFSLRKDAQSQELSQRVHKKADGGRIAGSTMKEKFPEIIALAIENARIGDWENVITAHKDEKFARTWDMRTKRVGRWTFPTSDDGFVKSVALSQCGNFGFVGSSNGGISVFNMQSGILRKKYRLHKKTVTGIALDGMNRKMVSCGLDGIVGFYDFNKSTFLGKLQLDAPITKMVYHRSSDLFALILDDLSIVLIDAVTQRVVRQFWGHSNRITALDFSPDGRWIVSASLDSTIRTWDLPTGGCIDGIKLESVATDVKFSPNGDMLATTHVIGNGIYIWNNKAQFKAISTRAIDEEEFENLMLPSGSLSGNEAMLTGAFEDSKDEKTDDTEFNTYETLAQINDELVTLSIGPRNKMNTLLNLDVIRQRSKPIEAPKKPEKAPFFLQLSGDKVGDEASGREGIAHEMPEELQAKEALNNKQSEAEAELNKFKPSGRLGFESTFTKLLREGAETKEYAKFLQNLISLSPSSVDLEIRSINSFEPFDEIVWFIEALTEGLKTHNNFELYEAFMSLLFKAHGDIIHANNTNDNIKNALLGWEELHKQNDKLDELVKFCSGVISFVTTS; encoded by the coding sequence ATGGCTGAattcaacaagaagagaaagCTCGAGGTCACCCCTACACAATCGGTTGTCAAGGCTTCTAAAGTGTTCTCGCCATTTAGAGTTATTGGGAACGTCAGTAATGGTGTCCCATTCGCTGTTGGTACCTTAGGGTCAACATTTTATATCAGCACTGCCATTGGAAACtcatttcaaatatatgaTGCCAATAACTTACATTTATTGTTTGTAtctgaaaaagaaacagaaTCACCAATTGTGGCATTAGCTTCCCATTTCCATCATGTCTTTGCCGGGTTTGGTAACAAAGTTGGAATCTACAAGCGTGGTATTCAAGaacatttgataaatttagAGACAGATGCACATGTGAAAGATATATGTGTTTTTGGTAACTTTTTATGTATCTCCACAACTGATAACTCCATCTATATTTACAAGAAAGATTCTCCTCAGGATAAATACCCAACCATTTTCTATACCAAATTGTCTATTACATCATTACAAGGTGGTGACATTGTTTCCATTCACCATTTAGCTACTTATTTGAACAAGATTGTTGTGGTTACGAAAAATAATGTGATTCTGTTTAACGTTCGTACCGGGAAGCTATTATACACTTCACCAGAATTTCCAGATCAAATTACCGTAGCAGAACCAGCACCAGCATTGGATATTATCGCATTGGGAACAGTCACTGGTGATATTATAATGTTTAATATGAAGAAAGGTAAAAAGATTCGTACCATCAAGATGCCTAATTTACGTATCTCTACGATTTCATTTAGAACTGATGGATCTTCTCACTTTTGTGCTGGTACTGCATCCGGTGACCTGGTATTTTACGATTTAGATCGTCGTTCTCGTATCCATGtcttaaaaaatattcacaGAGAACAATATGGTGGTGTCACAAAAGTTACCTTTTTAAATGGTCAACCAATTATTGTCACATCAGGTGGAgataattctttgaaagaatacGTTTTTGATCCTTCATTATCACAGGATGATTCCGAAACTGTTGTGCAACCTCCAAGATTTTTACGTTCCAGAGGTGGTCATTCTCAACCTCCTACGACTATAACATTTGCTGATTCTGAGTCACATTTCatcttatcatcatcaaggGACAGATCATTGTGGGGCTTCTCTCTAAGGAAAGATGCTCAATCTCAAGAACTATCTCAAAGAGTTCATAAAAAGGCAGATGGTGGTAGAATTGCTGGTAGTACCatgaaagagaaatttCCAGAAATTATTGCTCTTGCAATCGAAAATGCCAGAATTGGCGATTGGGAAAATGTTATTACCGCTCACaaggatgaaaaatttgccAGAACTTGGGATATGCGTACAAAGAGGGTTGGGAGATGGACATTCCCAACTAGTGATGATGGATTTGTTAAATCGGTAGCATTGTCTCAATGTGGTAATTTTGGGTTTGTTGGGTCATCCAATGGTGGTATCTCTGTATTTAACATGCAAAGTGGTATCTTGCGTAAGAAATATAGATTGCATAAGAAGACTGTTACTGGTATTGCATTAGATGGTATGAATCGTAAAATGGTATCATGTGGGCTAGATGGTATTGTTGGATTTTACgattttaataaatcaacATTTTTGGGTAAATTACAACTAGATGCACCAATCACTAAAATGGTTTATCATCGTTCATCAGATCTATTTGCTTTGATTTTAGATGATTTATCCATTGTACTTATTGATGCTGTAACACAAAGGGTAGTTCGTCAATTTTGGGGTCATAGTAATAGAATTACCGCTTTAGATTTTTCTCCTGATGGTCGTTGGATAGTTTCCGCATCTTTGGACTCTACCATTAGAACTTGGGATTTACCTACTGGTGGATGTATTGACGGtatcaaattggaaagtgTCGCAACAGATGTGAAATTTTCTCCTAATGGGGATATGCTGGCGACTACCCATGTTATTGGGAACGGtatttatatttggaataaCAAAGCACAATTCAAGGCAATTTCCACAAGAGCCatcgatgaagaagaatttgagAATTTGATGTTGCCGTCTGGATCTCTATCAGGTAACGAAGCTATGTTGACTGGTGCATTTGAAGATTCTAAAGATGAAAAGACTGATGATACTGAATTCAATACATATGAAACTCTGGCTcaaattaatgatgaattggtAACCTTATCCATTGGTCcaagaaataaaatgaaTACGCTATTAAATCTTGATGTTATCAGACAACGTTCTAAGCCTATTGAAGCTCCTAAGAAACCTGAGAAGGCACcatttttccttcaattaTCCGGTGATAAAGTAGGTGATGAAGCTAGTGGTAGAGAAGGTATTGCTCATGAAATGCCAGAAGAGCTTCAAGCAAAGGAGGCActtaataataaacaaagtGAAGCTGAAGcagaattgaataaatttaagCCATCAGGGCGTCTAGGATTTGAATCGACTTTTACTAAATTGCTAAGAGAAGGTGCAGAGACAAAAGAATATGCTAAGTTCttacaaaatttaataagtCTCTCGCCCTCTTCCGTTGATTTAGAAATCAgatcaataaattcttttgaaCCATTTGATGAGATTGTTTGGTTTATTGAAGCATTAACTGAAGGTTTAAAGACtcataataattttgaattatatgAAGCATTTATGAGCTTACTATTCAAGGCGCATGGTGATATAATACACGCAAATAATACGAACGATAATATAAAGAACGCACTATTAGGATGGGAAGAACTTCATAAACAAAACGACAAGTTAGATGAATTGGTCAAATTCTGTTCAGGTGTGATCAGTTTTGTCACTACGTCCTAG
- the GAG1 gene encoding Gag1p (ancestral locus Anc_4.272): MGSIAVKHQETPASPKKSVKTALSHTLHKWKTVLRKITHDTLTTLDDSSSSDEKIEALFDGVEETSPLKHGGEGPIHIVTNPISKLRSIDRDSGGSLSPPVEGGPSELGIKLNNDGRSEGDITTTTKYSTTSDEGRMTDHHNASSTAQLQNIKNKVILEETYANFDSVKECAKLRSSKEEPFIDGDLIWKKRRDLWNKPTKDIDPAELKRRRDVFKSIPEPYYPRVYKKLVVDDKPLREPLNLEDALKVINSGWTETRKWANAANGLP; this comes from the coding sequence ATGGGTTCCATCGCGGTAAAACATCAAGAAACGCCTGCATCACCGAAGAAGTCCGTCAAAACTGCATTATCTCATACACTTCATAAATGGAAGACAGTCTTAAGAAAGATAACACATGATACGCTAACAACACTGGATGATTCGTCATCTAGTGACGAAAAGATAGAAGCGTTGTTTGATGGTGTAGAGGAAACCAGCCCTTTAAAGCATGGCGGAGAAGGTCCTATTCATATTGTGACAAATCCAATTTCTAAATTAAGAAGTATCGATAGAGATAGTGGTGGGTCTTTATCACCTCCTGTGGAGGGAGGACCTAGTGAATTAGGtattaaattgaataatgatggGAGGAGTGAAGGTGATATAACAACTACTACCAAATATTCAACTACGAGTGATGAAGGCCGCATGACTGATCATCATAATGCTTCCTCTACGGCACAACTCCAAaacattaaaaataaagttaTATTAGAAGAAACATATGCCAATTTTGATTCCGTTAAAGAATGTGCTAAACTACGATCTAGTAAAGAAGAGCCGTTTATAGATGGTgatttgatttggaaaaaaagaagGGATTTATGGAATAAACCAACCAAAGATATTGACCCAGCTGAATTGAAGAGGCGTAGAgatgttttcaaatctatCCCAGAACCATATTATCCAAGAGTATACAAGAAACTGGTGGTGGATGATAAACCATTAAGGGAACCACTTAATTTAGAAGATGCCTTAAAGGTAATTAATTCAGGTTGGACAGAGACAAGAAAATGGGCCAATGCGGCTAATGGGTTACCGTGA
- the CTR3 gene encoding high-affinity Cu transporter CTR3 (ancestral locus Anc_4.277), which produces MDMGGSSSMSMAGNSSSMGHATASAAKRACKISMLWNWYTIDTCFIARSWKNDTKGKFAGSCIGCFMLVVIAQWLNRISRQLDIELVKRHSLQKWAQQVVKLNPSGEITEDGESVELPMEKVTSLANESEWRTLLVALGNTFSHKWYFNFTRVGQLGMNEVEDAYTSDTSYHSFVEDKVIYPTFADHVSRVGLFVLQWGLSYIIMLLFMYYNGYIIISCIIGALVGRFLFNYEPLGSYGGSSLTNGAKVAHDNESGDRKCCL; this is translated from the coding sequence ATGGATATGGGAGGTAGTTCAAGTATGAGCATGGCTGGCAATTCATCCAGCATGGGCCACGCTACAGCTAGTGCTGCAAAAAGGGCATGTAAGATATCAATGCTTTGGAATTGGTACACTATCGATACCTGTTTCATTGCTAGAAGCTGGAAAAATGATACAAAGGGAAAATTTGCTGGTTCATGCATCGGTTGCTTCATGTTGGTTGTAATTGCTCAATGGTTGAATAGAATCTCTAGACAATTAGACATTGAATTGGTAAAGAGACATAGTTTACAGAAATGGGCCCAACAAGTCGTTAAACTAAATCCAAGTGGAGAGATTACTGAAGATGGTGAATCTGTTGAACTGCCAATGGAGAAAGTTACATCTTTGGCAAATGAATCTGAGTGGAGAACTTTATTGGTGGCCCTTGGAAATACTTTCTCACATAAATGgtattttaattttaccAGAGTCGGCCAATTAGGTATGAATGAGGTAGAAGATGCTTATACTTCTGACACAAGTTACCATTCTTTCGTTGAAGATAAAGTCATTTATCCAACATTTGCTGATCATGTATCTAGAGTCGGCCTCTTTGTATTACAATGGGGGCTTTCTTACATTATTATGTTGCTCTTCATGTACTACAATggttatattattatcagtTGTATAATTGGAGCTCTAGTTGGTAGATTCTTGTTTAACTATGAGCCTCTTGGCTCATATGGTGGTTCGAGCTTAACTAACGGTGCAAAGGTTGCACATGATAATGAAAGTGGAGACAGAAAGTGCTGTctttaa
- the NCAS0J01620 gene encoding NAD(P)H-dependent oxidoreductase, translating into MKVLIVFAHPEKRSFNGSLLDETVKYLTEKGDQVKVSDLYRMNWKTTLDENDFPSFEKGTRLYPVLQSAKSSYSEEKFTKDVMEEQEKMKWADLIILQFPFWWFSVPAILKGWVDRVFTYNFAYGLGEYDETHFGERYGEGAMVGKKGMLMVTAGGHPEIFSKRGIDGPIDDLLFPINHGLFFYMGMDVLPSFVNYQIESADEKRFQEVLGNLKKILDNIDTIKPINYRKQNFGDYVIPAATLKEGLELPGETGYDMHILKD; encoded by the coding sequence atgAAAGTCTTAATCGTATTTGCTCACCCAGAAAAAAGATCCTTCAATGGGTCCTTATTAGACGAAACtgtcaaatatttaaccGAAAAAGGTGATCAAGTCAAAGTTTCCGATTTGTATaggatgaattggaaaaccaCCCTCGACGAAAATGATTTTCCAAGTTTTGAAAAGGGAACCAGATTATACCCTGTTCTTCAATCTGCAAAAAGCTCTTACTCGGAGGAAAAATTTACCAAGGATGTCAtggaagaacaagaaaaaatgaaatgggctgatttgattattttgcAATTCCCCTTCTGGTGGTTTTCCGTTCCTGCAATCTTGAAAGGTTGGGTTGATAGGGTCTTCACTTACAACTTTGCCTATGGTCTTGGTgaatatgatgaaactCATTTTGGAGAACGTTATGGTGAAGGTGCAATGGTTGGAAAGAAGGGAATGTTGATGGTAACTGCTGGCGGTCATCCGGAAATTTTTAGTAAGAGAGGTATTGATGGTCCAATTGATGACTTACTTTTCCCCATTAATCATGGTTTATTCTTCTACATGGGAATGGACGTCTTGCCATCATTTGTCAACTATCAAATTGAATCTGCAGATGAGAAAAGATTCCAGGAAGTGTTGGGaaacttgaagaaaatcttGGATAATATTGACACCATTAAACCAATTAATTACAGAAAGCAAAATTTCGGTGATTACGTTATTCCCGCTGCTACTTTAAAGGAAGGGTTAGAATTACCTGGGGAGACTGGTTATGACATGCATATCCTCAAAGATTAA
- the VIP1 gene encoding inositol polyphosphate kinase VIP1 (ancestral locus Anc_4.276), which translates to MTKSKIPEVHQSPSLPIPNEKNDVSDKEEISTGPEEEAISPLLLSNSTKKAMESIAPILEGFSPKTSASENTSLRLPPAGTPTSSSMEDIDLDTTLQRTLSTSSQKSPDTGATLTKSASTLADVFDSTSETPTPLQQSVPGSVEPIELKKDSSLNSVAQTSTSSSRKASASNLKLNLPKIGKIGVCAMDAKVLSKPMRHILNRLIEHGEFDTVIFGDKVILDETIENWPTCDFLISFFSSGFPLDKAINYVKLRKPFIINDLIMQKVLWDRRLCLQILENSKVPTPPRLEISRDGGPRANEELRAKLLGMGVEVKPVEEPQWKMIDDDTLEVDGKIMTKPFVEKPVDGEDHNIYIYYHSKNGGGGRRLFRKVGNKSSEFDPTLSSPRTEGSYIYEEFMDTDNFEDVKAYTIGEKFCHAETRKSPVVDGIVRRNTHGKEVRYITELTPAEKDMARHVSKAFQQMICGFDLLRVSGKSYVIDVNGFSFVKDNQFYYDSCAKILRETFIEAKKKMDVEKRNLPVIREEKSQKWVFKGLVTIIRHADRTPKQKFKHSFTSPIFISLLKGHKEEVVIRNVNDLKIVLQALKIAIEEKAEDLIKLRVLANALEKKLNFPGTKIQLKPILTSDNEVAKVQFILKWGGEPTHSALYQATELGEQMRQDFDLLNKSILQNIKIFSSSERRVLLSAQFWAMALFGADELGNDEISIRKDLLDDSNAAKDLMDKVKKKLKPLLREGKEAPDQFAWPTKMPEPYLVIKRVVELMDYHKKIMDHNFATKDVTKMQKRWCCSEDPSLFKERWDKLFKEFVTVEKVDPSKISELYDTMKYDALHNRQFLENIFDPGESNELIGLELSERSLVDKYPINILAKNNFKIVSNHSSSGTSTSSKNVNSVGSLGWVLESAKTTRANSKTSSPFDEPKFMQLRELYKLAKVLFDFICPMEYGIKDSEKLDIGLLTSLPLAKQILNDIDDMKNRETPVCVAYFTKESHIYTLLNIIYESGIPMRIARNALPEFDYLSQINFELYESTDKTGQKSHAIRLKMSPGCHTQDPLDVQLDDRHYISCIPKISLTKHLDMDYVQQKLRNKFSRVNMPSKFTPVNITSPNLTFRREDLKKRRNKKTDLKDGDDSSSSATPSPVLITPVSLSHSSSLISMDNQLDDQLND; encoded by the coding sequence ATGACAAAAAGCAAAATACCGGAGGTCCACCAAAGTCCTTCATTACCAATCCCAAATGAGAAAAATGACGTTAGTGATAAAGAAGAGATATCTACTGGACCAGAAGAGGAAGCCATCTCGCCTTTGTTGCTAAGCAATAGTACAAAGAAGGCAATGGAATCCATTGCGCCTATTCTTGAAGGATTTAGTCCAAAAACTTCGGCAAGTGAAAATACTTCTTTAAGATTACCTCCAGCTGGGACGCCAACGTCTAGTTCTATGGAGGATATCGATTTAGATACAACTTTACAAAGGACTTTAAGCACAAGTTCACAAAAGAGTCCTGATACAGGTGCAACTTTGACTAAGTCTGCGTCTACTTTGGCGGATGTATTTGATTCTACTAGTGAAACTCCTACTCCTTTACAACAGAGTGTGCCTGGGTCTGTTGAACCAATcgaattaaagaaagattCATCATTGAACTCGGTAGCCCAAACATCTACATCCTCTTCAAGGAAGGCATCTGCAAGTAATTTGAAGCTTAATTTACCGAAAATAGGTAAAATTGGTGTTTGTGCCATGGATGCGAAGGTCCTTTCTAAACCAATGAGACATATTCTTAATAGATTAATTGAACACGGTGAATTTGATACCGTCATATTTGGTGATAAAGTGATCTTGgatgaaacaattgaaaattggCCCACTTGTGATTTCTTAATCTCATTCTTTTCCTCTGGGTTTCCATTGGATAAAGCTATTAATTATGTAAAATTGAGGAAACCgttcattattaatgatcTGATCATGCAAAAAGTGCTTTGGGATAGAAGACTATGCCTTCAAATATTAGAGAATTCGAAAGTACCAACTCCTCCAAGATTAGAGATAAGTAGAGATGGTGGACCTAGAGCTAATGAAGAGTTGAGGGCAAAACTATTAGGAATGGGTGTCGAAGTTAAACCTGTGGAAGAACCtcaatggaaaatgattgatgatgatactTTGGAAGTCGATGGGAAAATTATGACAAAACCTTTCGTGGAGAAACCAGTAGATGGAGAAGATCATAACATTTATATATACTACCATTCTAAGAATGGAGGTGGTGGACGTCGATTATTCCGTAAAGTTGGTAATAAATCATCTGAATTCGATCCAACCCTAAGTTCACCTCGTACAGAAGGCTCGTACATTTACGAGGAATTCATGGATACagataattttgaagatgttaAGGCATATACTATaggtgaaaaattctgtCATGCAGAGACAAGAAAATCTCCTGTGGTGGATGGGATTGTAAGAAGGAATACACATGGTAAAGAGGTGAGGTATATTACAGAGTTAACACCGGCAGAAAAGGATATGGCTAGACACGTTTCAAAGGCCTTTCAACAAATGATCTGTGGTTTTGACTTATTGAGAGTTTCTGGTAAAAGTTATGTGATTGACGTGAATGGGTTTTCATTTGTGAAGGATAACCAGTTTTATTATGATTCTTGTGCCAAGATTTTGAGAGAAACGTTCATTGaagcaaagaaaaagatGGATGTGGAAAAGAGAAATCTTCCAGTTATAAGGGAAGAGAAGAGTCAAAAATGGGTATTTAAAGGTTTAGTCACTATTATCCGTCATGCGGATAGAACCCCAAAGCAAAAATTTAAACACTCATTTACATCACCCAtctttatttcattattgaaaggTCATAAGGAAGAAGTTGTAATAAGAAATGtgaatgatttgaaaattgtaCTACAAGCGTTGAAAATTGCCATCGAGGAGAAGGCTGAAGATCTAATTAAACTAAGAGTATTAGCCAATGCgttggaaaagaaattaaatttcCCTGGCACCAAGATACAATTGAAACCCATATTAACATCAGATAATGAAGTTGCCAAAGTGCAATTTATATTAAAATGGGGAGGTGAACCTACACATTCTGCATTATATCAGGCTACGGAACTTGGAGAACAAATGAGACAAGATTTCGATCTCTTAAACAAGAGCATCTTGCagaatattaaaattttttcatcttcagaaAGAAGAGTTCTATTATCAGCTCAATTTTGGGCCATGGCATTGTTTGGTGCTGATGAATTAGGGAATGATGAAATCAGTATTCGTAAAGATTTGTTGGATGATAGTAATGCAGCAAAAGATTTAATGGATAAAGTtaagaagaagttgaaacCATTGTTGAGAGAAGGTAAAGAGGCCCCTGATCAATTTGCATGGCCAACAAAAATGCCCGAACCATATCTAGTTATTAAACGTGTGGTAGAGTTGATGGATTACCATAAGAAGATTATGGATCATAATTTTGCTACCAAAGATGTGACCAAGATGCAGAAACGTTGGTGTTGTTCTGAAGATCCAAGTTTATTTAAGGAAAGATGGgacaaattatttaaagaatttgtgACAGTGGAAAAAGTCGATCCATCCAAGATATCTGAACTATATGATACAATGAAATACGATGCGCTTCATAATAGacaatttttggaaaatatattcGATCCTGGTGAATCGAATGAGCTAATTGGATTGGAGTTAAGTGAAAGGTCCCTGGTGGATAAATACCCTATTAATATCTTAGCcaagaataatttcaaaattgttAGCAACCATAGTTCAAGTGGTACTTCTACATCTAGTAAGAACGTTAATAGTGTAGGTTCATTGGGTTGGGTCCTAGAAAGTGCTAAAACTACGAGGGCAAATTCCAAAACCTCTTCTCCCTTTGATGAACCTAAATTCATGCAGCTGAGAGAACTTTATAAACTGGCAAAAGTGTTATTTGATTTCATTTGTCCCATGGAATACGGGATTAAGGACTCTGAGAAACTAGATATTGGGTTATTAACGTCATTGCCACTTGCAAAGCAAATATTGAAcgatattgatgatatgAAGAATAGAGAAACACCTGTTTGTGTTGCTTATTTTACCAAAGAATCACATATCTATACACTGTTGAACATCATTTATGAATCAGGGATTCCCATGAGAATTGCCAGAAACGCTCTTCCAGaatttgattatttatcacaaattaattttgaattatatgAAAGCACAGATAAAACGGGCCAAAAATCGCATGCGATAAGGTTGAAAATGTCGCCAGGTTGTCACACTCAGGATCCCTTAGACGTTCAATTAGACGATAGACATTACATCAGTTGTATTCCTAAGATTTCTTTGACCAAACATTTAGACATGGATTACGTGCAACAAAAGCTACGTAACAAGTTCAGTAGAGTCAACATGCCATCCAAATTCACACCAGTGAACATCACAAGCCCGAATCTAACCTTCCGCAGAGAAgacttgaagaaaagaagaaacaagaagacAGATTTGAAGGATGGAGACGACTCCTCCTCTTCAGCAACTCCATCACCAGTATTGATCACCCCGGTGTCGTTATCCCACTCCTCATCACTAATATCGATGGATAACCAATTAGACGACCAATTGAACGATTAA
- the DUS4 gene encoding tRNA dihydrouridine synthase (ancestral locus Anc_4.269) → MNTQDELPHSLIPEPRRRNDPLQLLLNGKTTTIAGPMVRYSKLPFRQLVRDYNTDIVYSPMILAREFVRNSNARLFDFSTNYKDTPLVVQVGVNNVTDLLKFVEMVAPYVDAIGINCGCPIREQVREGIGCALIYNEELLIDMVHAVKRKYGDKLRLETKIRIHDDLQRTLKLCLNLCSVGVDWLTIHGRTKVTRSSQPVKLDAIKFLTTGIHEKYPDKPVVANGDCFHLDDVKRIQEYTGVQGVMAVRGILANPALFAGYDKCPWSCIERFWYYAIEFGGLPYQLIQHHLFCMLENMNISKDLIKEMMNAKSLPQLLDWFDDHFYLKRYTDSNFGETEEIPYR, encoded by the coding sequence ATGAATACACAAGATGAACTGCCGCATTCCCTCATTCCTGAACCAAGGAGACGAAATGATCCATTACAACTATTACTTAACGGAAAGACAACAACGATAGCAGGCCCCATGGTTAGATACTCTAAACTACCATTCCGTCAATTAGTAAGAGATTATAACACTGACATTGTGTATTCCCCCATGATTCTAGCGAGAGAATTTGTGAGAAACTCAAATGCTCGACTCTTTGATTTTTCCACAAATTACAAGGATACACCATTAGTAGTACAAGTTGGTGTCAATAACGTTACTGATCTTTTAAAATTCGTAGAGATGGTGGCACCATACGTGGATGCCATTGGAATAAATTGTGGTTGCCCCATTAGAGAACAAGTTAGAGAAGGTATTGGTTGTGCCCTAATTtacaatgaagaattattaattgatatGGTTCATGCAGTGAAAAGGAAATACGGTGATAAATTACGATTGGAAACCAAGATAAGAATACATGATGATTTACAAAGAACTCTTAAATTATGTTTGAATCTTTGCTCCGTAGGTGTAGATTGGCTTACCATCCATGGAAGAACTAAAGTGACTAGATCATCACAACCAGTAAAATTAGATGccattaaatttttgacCACTGGAATTCATGAAAAATATCCCGATAAACCAGTAGTTGCCAATGGTGACTGTTTCCACCTAGATGATGTAAAGAGAATACAAGAGTATACAGGTGTACAAGGTGTCATGGCAGTAAGAGGCATTCTTGCCAATCCAGCACTATTTGCAGGATATGATAAATGTCCCTGGAGTTgcattgaaagattttggTATTATGCCATTGAATTTGGAGGATTACCATACCAATTAATTCAACATCATTTATTTTGCATGCTAgaaaatatgaatatatccaaagatttaattaaagaaatgatgAATGCGAAATCACTACCACAACTGCTAGATTGGTTTGATGATCacttttatttgaaaaggtATACAGATTCTAATTTTGGGGAGACAGAGGAGATTCCATATAGATGA